The Doryrhamphus excisus isolate RoL2022-K1 chromosome 1, RoL_Dexc_1.0, whole genome shotgun sequence genome includes a window with the following:
- the rhobtb3 gene encoding rho-related BTB domain-containing protein 3, which yields MSIHIVALGSECPGGVGTGEEIMGQGQLQGGLLWSYLGHGVLVGPGDVENRLHNPAFMEYTSRVFGDVSVVVQDCPSWDLLDSDWASVRKVLEQADILVIKYSVTDKLAFQQVRNGYAPRLRPLLRHWGVPVILVAVGARLNDEGPPCTCPLCASDWSSCVPHSEGLQLSRDLGATYLELPSLNHVFVGRYFGSVLEYFMIQCLKHKVKEKPEKRRGNKVNELRPPHLEQPARLPPIRVEESSFSQDMQWLLERGVQFADVAFYAGDTGKELGWAHASVLCAVSPYFRQLLLGPKTRERPQSRCVCRERDGAPHSLLSTWDGGIIDDMPRSDGHLAGRLSRLVVKDPLLCMCLWETLMFIYRGAWEWEHLQEALEEKLKNSHAVAQLMERIRSLIGRERGARDTPSARAAQLAPQTLVNLFNSPLYSDVIFMVQGSVLPAHRAVLVARCDVMAAMFSGKYAEARSRVVPIHGVSSDTFLSFLEYLYTDSCCPASVLQAMAVLVCAEMYQVKRLQHLCEVCVCAYLQSMPSRELASTGISVVRLLRRAKCHNAEQLYVWLLHFIANNYLIFSHKPDFLELSEEEREQVERLRWPSRGYLQELSEYQQRRRKLRKSRCIVM from the exons AT GTCCATTCACATTGTGGCTCTGGGGAGCGAGTGTCCTGGCGGAGTCGGGACCGGAGAAGAGATCATGGGCCAAGGCCAGCTACAAGGAGGGTTGCTGTGGAGCTACCTTGGTCACGGGGTCCTGGTGGGTCCAGGTGATGTGGAGAACAGGCTTCACAACCCGGCCTTCATGGAGTACACCTCACGTGTCTTTGGAGATGTCAGTGTTGTGGTCCAGGACTGTCCCAGCTGG GACCTGTTGGACAGCGACTGGGCCAGCGTACGGAAAGTTCTTGAGCAGGCCGACATCCTGGTTATTAAGTACTCAGTGACAGACAAGCTGGCCTTCCAACAGGTCAGAAACGGTTACGCCCCAAGGCTTCGCCCCCTTCTGAGGCACTGGGGTGTGCCTGTCATCCTGGTTGCGGTCGGAGCACGGCTAAACG ACGAGGGTCCGCCCTGTACGTGCCCGCTGTGTGCGTCTGACTGGAGCAGCTGTGTGCCTCACAGTGAAGGTTTGCAGCTGTCCCGGGACCTGGGGGCCACCTACCTGGAGCTACCCTCACTCAACCATGTGTTCGTGGGTCGCTACTTTGGCAGCGTg TTGGAGTACTTCATGATCCAGTGTCTGAAACACAAAGTCAAAGAGAAGCCAGAGAAGAGGCGAGGAAATAAAGTCAACGAACTTCGTCCGCCTCACTTGGAGCAACCAG CTCGCCTTCCTCCTATTCGAGTGGAGGAGTCGAGCTTCTCCCAAGACATGCAGTGGTTGCTGGAACGTGGCGTACAGTTCGCCGACGTGGCCTTCTACGCAGGGGACACTGGGAAAGAACTGGGATGGGCTCATGCGTCTGTGCTCTGCGCTGTGAGCCCGTATTTCAGACAGCTGCTCCTGGGGCCCAAGACTAG GGAACGACCACAGTCCCGCTGTGTCTGCAGGGAGAGGGATGGAGCACCCCATTCTTTACTCTCCACCTGGGACGGGGGAATTATTGATGACATGCCCAGGTCAGACGGACACCTGGCTGGTCGCCTCTCTCGTCTGGTGGTGAAGGATCCCCTTTTGTGTATGTGCTTATGGGAGACTCTCATGTTCATCTATAGAG GAGCGTGGGAGTGGGAGCACCTCCAGGAGGCCTTGGAAGAGAAGCTGAAGAACTCACATGCCGTGGCTCAGCTTATGGAGCGCATACGATCTCTTATCGGCAGAGAGAGG ggAGCCAGAGACACCCCGAGCGCACGGGCAGCCCAGCTCGCCCCCCAGACGCTGGTCAACCTCTTCAATTCTCCTCTTTACTCGGACGTCATCTTCATGGTGCAGG GGAGCGTATTGCCAGCTCACCGAGCAGTCCTGGTAGCACGCTGTGAcgtcatggcggccatgtttagTGGGAAGTACGCAGAGGCCCGTAGCCGAGTGGTGCCCATCCATGGCGTCTCCTCAGATACCTTCCTGTCGTTCCTGGAGTACCTCTACACTGACTCTTGCTGTCCTG cgAGTGTATTGCAGGCCATGGCTGTGCTGGTGTGTGCGGAGATGTACCAGGTGAAACGACTGCAGCACCtgtgtgaggtgtgtgtgtgcgcttacCTTCAGAGCATGCCCAGCAGAGAGCTGGCGTCAACGGGCATCAGCGTGGTTCGACTGCTTCGTCGGGCAAAG TGCCACAATGCAGAGCAGCTGTATGTTTGGCTCCTCCACTTCATTGCCAACAACTACCTAATCTTCAGTCACAAACCCGACTTCTTGGAGCTCTCAG AGGAGGAGCGGGAGCAGGTGGAGAGGCTACGTTGGCCATCCAGAGGATATTTACAGGAGCTCAGCGAGTATCAGCAGCGGCGGCGTAAATTACGCAAGTCTCGCTGTATCGTCATGTGA